The genomic interval TCATTAAATTAACAATTCGATAGTATTGTTGAGGATTTAAATAACGTAGCGATGTATCTTCAAGTTCCCATTTTATTTTAGAAATCCCTAAGCGATGTGCTAGTGGAGCAAAGATTTCTAGCGTCTCATTTGAAATACGACGCTGTTTTTCCTGTGGTAAATGCTTTAATGTCCTCATGTTATGAAGCCGGTCTGCAAGCTTAATTAAAATTACACGGATATCTTGTGCCATCGCCACGAACATTTTTCGATGGTTTTCAGCTTGCTGTTCTTCTTGTGATTTATATTTAATTTTTCCTAATTTTGTAACACCATCGACGAGCATGGCTACTTCATCACCAAATTCTCCACGTAGGTCGTCGAGGGTAATATCAGTGTCTTCCACTACATCATGTAAGAATCCACCTGCTATAGTAGATGGATCCATCTCTAATTCAACTAATATCCCAGCAACTTGAATTGGATGGATGATATATGGTTCACCTGATTTTCGAAATTGTTCACGATGTGCTTCCTCAGCAAAGTCATAGGCGCGTTGAATAAAAGCGGTATCGTCAGCTGAAAGATAGCGCTGTGCCTTTTCAATCACTTGCTCGGAAGATAATACTTGTTCGTTTGCCATGGAATCACCTTTTTTATTATAAAAACTTTAATATGACCTACACTATTCAAAACATTTTTGTCTTGAGTAATAATATTTAATAATGAAATAAATAATTGTTAGAAGTTTTACTATATTGTAACTATTATCAATAAAAAAATAGTAGATGTAAAGAGGAATCATTGTTGCTTATAAAAAAAGCACCCTTTAAGAGTGCTTCAATTGAAATAAAAAATGAAATAAATCCAAACTTAGCCTACATCCCTGGGATGTAGACACACATGAATACATATCTAAAAATACTATTCATGTGTGTTTAATGTGCAGGGCTAAAATAAAGCCCTCTTTCCCGAGTTTCTTAAAATTCCATTAATGTTAATACATCATATCCATCTAGTAATTTTCGTCCATCTAAATAGGATAATTCGATTAGAAAAGCAATTCCCGCAACAACTCCACCAAGTTCTTCAACAAGCTTGATAGTTGCCTCGATTGTGCCTCCTGTTGCAAGTAAATCGTCCGTAATTAATACTCGTTGACCAGGTTTAATGGCATCTTTATGAATGGTTAAAACATCTTTCCCATATTCAAGACCATATTCAACACGAACAACCTCACGCGGTAATTTTCCTTCCTTGCGGACAGGAGCAAAACCAACGCCAAGTGAGTATGCAACTGGACATCCAATAATAAAACCACGTGCTTCAGGACCAACTACAAGTTCAATTTGTTTTTCACGAGCATATTTAACAATTTGATCTGTAGCATATCTATACGCATCACCATTATCCATTAATGTTGTAATATCCTTAAATTGGATACCTGGTTTTGGATAATCAGGTACGACTGTAACGAATTGCTTTAAATCCATTTTTCTTTTATCCTCCTTATACAAATACATGCGGATTCGTAGCTGTAAATCTTTCTTCAAACCATTCTTTAAGCTGCATGTAAGATGTATATAATAACGTTTTTTCTAGTTCGATTTGCATTTGCTTTTGAGCATATGTTTTCGATTCTGCCAGGTCTCTTTTTTGAGACGAAGATTTTGTCGTAATAACACCATTCTCTATTGTAACAAATTCTAGATCAAAAAACACCTGTGACATAAATTCAATTGTTTCTTTTGACCATCCTTTATGCATTGCAAGTTGCTCACCATGTTCTTCTAGCTTAAATGGGCCTTTTTTTAAGAGAAAACCATAATACCATTTAAAATGTTCTCTTGTTGGAATTGTCGAAAAAAAGTGATCTGCTTCTTGTTGGAGCACAGAATATATTCTATCAGGTTTTCCATGAGTAAATAACGATTCAAGTAGATCAAGTGAAGAAGGAATATCTAATAGGACAAGATTTTTATTTTTCACGTCCATTTGCTGAGCATTAGACATTGAGTCAACAAAGACCGTATTCTTTTGAAAACCTTGTTTTTTCAATTTCTCAAATATAGAAAATCTATACGTAATAATCAAAGTGTTTTCGTTTAATGCAACTGTTTTTAATAATTTTTCAACATTTCGAGTTCCTCTGAAGTCAAACAGCTGCCAGCTATCTACCTTTACATCCTGAAGCATTAATTGCGGTTTTCTAAAGTTATTCCATTCGTTGATCGATAATTCCCCAATTGCAGATAAGGTAACAGCTGGTGATAATTCATCATGAATATGTCCTAATCCAAAGCCAACACTATCTAATTGATGTTCTTCTTGCTCAAAGACGAGCTTTAGATGATTTTGTTCTGCCCCAATTTTGCGCACATTCGCTAATGTTACATTCTCGACTTTAATAACAGGTTTTGGATTGTACATCCCAAAAGGTGCGAGCTGTTGCATTTCCTCAATAGCTTTTAAGGTAATTTCCTCCAGATTACAGCTTATATCGACCTTTGTAATTGGTGTAAAGTCATCATCTGATAAAATACTCTCTGCATTTTTCACTAAACGTGTTCTTAATAAGTCTACATTTTCCAATTCAAGTGTCATCCCTGCTGCCATTGGGTGTCCACCAAAATGCGGTAAAATATCTCGGCAGGTTGAGAGATTTTCAAATAAATCAAATCCTACAATACTTCTTGCGGAACCTTTTGCAATACCTTTTTCTTTATCAATACTAAGGACAATTGTTGGTCTGTAAAAGCGTTCAACTAATCGTGATGCGACAATCCCGACAACTCCTGGATTCCACCCTTCCCTAGCAATAACAAGAACTGGATTTTCGGCAATTGGAAAATTTGTTTCTACTTCCTCAATTGCTTCATCTGTCATAGAGCTTACAATTTTTTGACGTTCTTTATTTAATGAATCTATTTCTTGTGCAATATCAAAAGCTTCTTCAGAGTCATCTGATAATAATAAGTCAACTGCCGGATCTGCAGACTGGAGACGGCCGACCGCATTAATACGAGGCGCTAAGGCAAAGCCAATTGTATCTTCGTTAATCTCTGAGCTATTAACTTTTGCAATTTTTAATAATGCTTGTAATCCTATGCGTTTGGTTGTTTTCAATTGATTAATACCCTTTTTGGCGATAAGTCTATTTTCACCATGAAGTGGGACAAGATCTGCAATCGTTCCTATCGCTGCAACTTCTAATAAATCTGATGGCAGTTCGCCGAGAAGGGCGTGGCTTAATTTGAAAGCAACTCCAACACCAGCTAAATCCTTAAAAGGGTATGAACATTGTGGTTGCTTCGGATGAATTATAGCTAACGCAGAAGGTAAAGTAGGGCCTGGTTCATGGTGATCAGTAATAATAAGATCCACACCAAGCTCTCTTGCGATATCAGCCTCATGTACGGCTGCAATACCTGTATCGACTGTGATGATAAGGGTAAACCCGTTATCATGTGCTTGTCTAAATGCTGTTTCATTTGGCCCGTATCCTTCAGTAAATCGATTAGGTATATAAAAATCAGCTATTGCTCCTAATTTTCTTAAAGTAGTTAACAGAACTGTTGTGCTACTCACACCGTCTGCATCATAGTCACCATAGATTAATATTTTTTCTTGGGCTTCGATCGCTTTCATTATTCGGCGTACAGCCTTGTCCATATCTTTTAATAAAAAAGGATCGTGAAAAGCCTTTTGTTCCGCTTGTAAAAATTCACGAGCTTCTTGAGTTGTTGTAATGCCGCGATTAACGAGTAGTGATGCAACTAGACGTGTAATCGACAATTCATCTATTAGTGTATTAATTAAAGATTCATCAGATGTTTGTACGACCCATCTGGTTTTAGGTTTTAACATAGTTTCACCCCTCAATCATCTCATTATACAAGAGTGATCAAGGGGTTTCAATTTAAGCTTTATGGAAGATTAGAAAAGCGGAAGCGCCTTGTTCAGCCCCGACATGCATAAGACAATCCATAATAGAAGGCGTTCTTTGCCTTCAATTATGGAGTGGCTTATGACTCGAGGGGCTAGGCGCTGGAGCTAGACACTTAGAAAAGTGAAAGCGCCTTGTTCAGCCCCGACATGCTTAAGACGATTCATAAATATAAGGCGTTCTTTGTCTTCAATTATTTGAGTGGCTCATGACTTTAGTGGATTAGAGCTGTAATAGACCAAAAACTAAATAACTTTCAATACTTCTAGATTAACCCTTTTAATAAATCTTTCCCTTCTTCACTTTCAAACCATTTTGATGATTTAAATGATTCAACTGTAGCATAATTCATAAAATCACCGACCCTGAGAGCTAGTACATCACGAACCACTTCATGTACAGAAAGTTCCGGCGTTTTCTTCCACTTTTTATTTTTTAGAAACGCCCATATCTTTTCTTCTGTTACATCTTCATACCCGAGAATATTAAATTCCTCAAGCTTGCTTATAATTGCAGGTTTCACATGATCTTTGAAATCATCAAATGGATGTTTTTCCATAGGGTTTCTGCTCCTTTTTATCTAAAAAATTTTTATATGTAGATGTCATCAAACTGTTCTTCATTATAATCTCTTTAGAACTTGTCATGCTTGGCCTATTAACCCGCATATAGTAATTGTAATTGATTAAATGTTACTTGAGAAGGCAGGGGGAAAAATGTCAAAGCAAACATTTCTAAAAGGAACTCTTGTTTTAATTTTAGCAGGGTTTATTACGCGTGTCCTCGGTTTTATCAATCGTATCGTATTAGCACGCTTTGTAGGTGTTGAGGGTGTAGGCTTATATATGATGGCTGTTCCTACACTAAGTCTCGTTATTACAATAACTCAACTAGGTCTGCCAGTTGCTATTTCAAAGCTTGTTGCAGAAGCAGAGGCACAGGGAGACCAACGTAAAATAAAAAAAATACTTGTTGTTTCCTTATCAGTAACAGGGACTTTAAGCATCCTTTTCACTCCTGCTTTAATTTTACTTGCTCCTTTTTTATCTGAAAATATATTTACTGATAATCGAACTTACTGGCCACTTATTGCGATTACTCCAGTTGTCCCAATTGTGGCGATTTCTTCTGTCATTCGCGGCTATTTTCAAGGCAAACAAAACATGCGTCCCGCTGCAGCTTCACAAGTATTAGAGCAGGTTGTAAGAATATCATTAGTCGCCCTTTGTACAACTGCTTTTTTACCGTACGGAATTGAATACGCAGCAGCAGGGGCAATGATTTCATCCGTTATCGGTGAACTTATATCTCTCATTTATTTAGCAGCGATGTTCAAATTTAAAAAGAAAATAAAAATTCGCAGGAAATTTTTTAAATCTGTTAAGAATGGGAAAGAGACATTTAATCAATTGATGAGCATTGCCCTCCCAACAACAGGAAGTCGATTTATTGGGTCCATTTCTTGGTTTATTGAGCCAATCGTTGTAGCAAATAGTTTGGCAATTGCTGGAGTTGCAACAGCATTGGCAACAAAGCAATACGGTGGTCTCTCAGGGTATGCCCTGCCATTATTAATGCTTCCATCTTTTATTACATTTTCTTTATCAACATCTTTGGTTCCAGCGATTAGTGAAGCCATGGCCCAAAACAAATTAAAGCTTGTTGAACATCGCTTACAACAGGCACTAAGATTATCAATTGTTAGCGGGGGCTTAGCATGTGTCGTATTATACGTGTTTGCCGAACCTTTAATGATCGTCATGTACGGCAGTAGTCAATCTGCAATATTCGTGCAAATTATGGCTCCCTTCTTTATTTTTCATTATATCCAAGGACCATTACAAGCGGTTTTACAAGCACTTAACTTAGCAAAAGCGGCAATGGTTAATAGCTTAATAGGTGCAGCGGTTAAAACGGCGTTAATTTTTGTATTAGCTACAAGGCCATCGCTTGGGATCCTTGGAGCAAGCTTAGCTATTGTGATCGGAATGATGCTTGTTACCTCTTTACACTTTGCTACTGTAATGAAAGTCATTCCATTTACTATCTATATCAGGGACTATTTAAAAAGCGGTTTGACGATGATTATTTCAGGAGTTAGTGGATTTCTTGTTTATGAAAACATCTTGATTCATAGTTCTTTCGTGCTTAGATTGATGATTGCATTATGTGTGACAACTATTATTTACTGTATACTCCTTTTACTCTTAAACTTGGTAGAAAGGGATGAAGTGAAACGAATTCCTTATATCGGAGTGCGTCTGGCAAGATTTATTCCTGTGAAATAATTTTTAAAAAACAGACGGATTTTTTTACCGTCTGCTTTTGTCATTCGCATAAATAAAAAAAATGTTATCATAGTCTATTTCTGAACATTCACGATCACTTTTTTTCATCCTTAAGATCAATAAAAAAGATTCCTTTTCCAAATGTACATAAAGAAATTTGTTTTATGTCAGAATAACCTAGTTTACGAAGTTGCTGCCTTAGCCATAAATTATTTTTTTGAATAGTCTCTAAATTGTCCTCTTGAATATCGCCATCAATAATAAGTGGAACTTGTAGCTCTGGCTGTTGTTTTTGATTTTTTTCTTTTTTAATGATTGATAAACTGCCAGATGATTCTAAAATGGCAAATTCTACATCAGAAACATTACTAATATCCTTTTCACGGAGTTGTGTCATTAAATCATCAAAATTATAGCGTTGCGTTCTCATTGCATGCTCATCAACCTTTCCGCGATTGATAATAATGGTAGGTTTTCCATCAAGTAAGTGACGAATTTTCTGAGATTTAACCGACAAAATCGCTAATGAAATTTGAATAACCATAAGAAGAAACATCGGGATAATCGTATGAATTAATGGATCTTTATGATCCTCAATAGCCGTTACAGCTAATTCTGCAATCATTAGAAATACAACTAAGTCAAATATACTTAATTCTCCAATTTCTCTTTTCCCCATTAACCGAAAAATTAAAACAATTACGAAATAAAGAATGATTGTTCGAGCCACAATGGTTAAATAAAACTCCATTATATGCCTCCTTTTTTCACCATTTACTTATGAATAGTTTAGGCGTTTACGTTTCTTTTATGTAAGTAATCTTAAAATCTTCATTTATGATAAATGTTTTATCAAGATCATTAATCGAGTAGGGTTCAACATAATATTTATATTCTATTTTTTTCTTCTATGAATATTCTGTATTAAGACGAGCTGCAACAAGCTTGAATATGAATTCACATAGGAGGAACACTTATGGAAACAAAAAAATGGGGAAAAGCCATCCTTTATGGACTTATCACTATTTTTGTGATTGCATTAGTAACAAGCTTGATCTTTGCTTCTCTGTTAAAATTCACTAGTCTAACTGAATCATCTATCACTTGGCTGCTTTTAGGCCTTTCTATTTTAGCTTTATTTATCGGCGGATTTGTAGCTGGCGGAAATGGAAAGGAAAAAGGTTGGTTAGTTGGTGGAGTAACTGCCCTGCTTTACTCATTGATTATCTTTCTTTTTAAGTTTTTAGGATATGGACAAATTTTTACGATGGAAGAAACGTTGTATCATGGAGGTTTTTTAATAGTAGCAATGATTGGAGGAGTTTTTGGTGTTAATATGACTTCTTCAAGAGAGAGTAAATAAAATCAGGGTTTATATAAACCCTGATTTTTATTGTACTGCTATGTATTTAGTCTTTTACGACT from Metabacillus sediminilitoris carries:
- a CDS encoding adenine phosphoribosyltransferase; translation: MDLKQFVTVVPDYPKPGIQFKDITTLMDNGDAYRYATDQIVKYAREKQIELVVGPEARGFIIGCPVAYSLGVGFAPVRKEGKLPREVVRVEYGLEYGKDVLTIHKDAIKPGQRVLITDDLLATGGTIEATIKLVEELGGVVAGIAFLIELSYLDGRKLLDGYDVLTLMEF
- the recJ gene encoding single-stranded-DNA-specific exonuclease RecJ, translated to MLKPKTRWVVQTSDESLINTLIDELSITRLVASLLVNRGITTTQEAREFLQAEQKAFHDPFLLKDMDKAVRRIMKAIEAQEKILIYGDYDADGVSSTTVLLTTLRKLGAIADFYIPNRFTEGYGPNETAFRQAHDNGFTLIITVDTGIAAVHEADIARELGVDLIITDHHEPGPTLPSALAIIHPKQPQCSYPFKDLAGVGVAFKLSHALLGELPSDLLEVAAIGTIADLVPLHGENRLIAKKGINQLKTTKRIGLQALLKIAKVNSSEINEDTIGFALAPRINAVGRLQSADPAVDLLLSDDSEEAFDIAQEIDSLNKERQKIVSSMTDEAIEEVETNFPIAENPVLVIAREGWNPGVVGIVASRLVERFYRPTIVLSIDKEKGIAKGSARSIVGFDLFENLSTCRDILPHFGGHPMAAGMTLELENVDLLRTRLVKNAESILSDDDFTPITKVDISCNLEEITLKAIEEMQQLAPFGMYNPKPVIKVENVTLANVRKIGAEQNHLKLVFEQEEHQLDSVGFGLGHIHDELSPAVTLSAIGELSINEWNNFRKPQLMLQDVKVDSWQLFDFRGTRNVEKLLKTVALNENTLIITYRFSIFEKLKKQGFQKNTVFVDSMSNAQQMDVKNKNLVLLDIPSSLDLLESLFTHGKPDRIYSVLQQEADHFFSTIPTREHFKWYYGFLLKKGPFKLEEHGEQLAMHKGWSKETIEFMSQVFFDLEFVTIENGVITTKSSSQKRDLAESKTYAQKQMQIELEKTLLYTSYMQLKEWFEERFTATNPHVFV
- a CDS encoding post-transcriptional regulator: MEKHPFDDFKDHVKPAIISKLEEFNILGYEDVTEEKIWAFLKNKKWKKTPELSVHEVVRDVLALRVGDFMNYATVESFKSSKWFESEEGKDLLKGLI
- the spoVB gene encoding stage V sporulation protein B: MSKQTFLKGTLVLILAGFITRVLGFINRIVLARFVGVEGVGLYMMAVPTLSLVITITQLGLPVAISKLVAEAEAQGDQRKIKKILVVSLSVTGTLSILFTPALILLAPFLSENIFTDNRTYWPLIAITPVVPIVAISSVIRGYFQGKQNMRPAAASQVLEQVVRISLVALCTTAFLPYGIEYAAAGAMISSVIGELISLIYLAAMFKFKKKIKIRRKFFKSVKNGKETFNQLMSIALPTTGSRFIGSISWFIEPIVVANSLAIAGVATALATKQYGGLSGYALPLLMLPSFITFSLSTSLVPAISEAMAQNKLKLVEHRLQQALRLSIVSGGLACVVLYVFAEPLMIVMYGSSQSAIFVQIMAPFFIFHYIQGPLQAVLQALNLAKAAMVNSLIGAAVKTALIFVLATRPSLGILGASLAIVIGMMLVTSLHFATVMKVIPFTIYIRDYLKSGLTMIISGVSGFLVYENILIHSSFVLRLMIALCVTTIIYCILLLLLNLVERDEVKRIPYIGVRLARFIPVK
- a CDS encoding DUF421 domain-containing protein is translated as MEFYLTIVARTIILYFVIVLIFRLMGKREIGELSIFDLVVFLMIAELAVTAIEDHKDPLIHTIIPMFLLMVIQISLAILSVKSQKIRHLLDGKPTIIINRGKVDEHAMRTQRYNFDDLMTQLREKDISNVSDVEFAILESSGSLSIIKKEKNQKQQPELQVPLIIDGDIQEDNLETIQKNNLWLRQQLRKLGYSDIKQISLCTFGKGIFFIDLKDEKK
- a CDS encoding TIGR04086 family membrane protein, giving the protein METKKWGKAILYGLITIFVIALVTSLIFASLLKFTSLTESSITWLLLGLSILALFIGGFVAGGNGKEKGWLVGGVTALLYSLIIFLFKFLGYGQIFTMEETLYHGGFLIVAMIGGVFGVNMTSSRESK